One stretch of Prunus persica cultivar Lovell chromosome G1, Prunus_persica_NCBIv2, whole genome shotgun sequence DNA includes these proteins:
- the LOC109947187 gene encoding uncharacterized protein LOC109947187 gives MRLGGESEPTRQHYWSQMGEQNRYNEAGVNDEEAYLDSGFPRSDWNLKITVGQIFSSKKALLTELRFTALRGHFEFKVQFSCTKRLLMVCCQRPCPWRVRASRIGEYSFMIVRCTTVHECDLRGFRSSMRPVIALDATHLKSKYKGVMFVANAFDGNRNIYPLAFGIGDLETDASWHWFFTKLHEAIGECPNLVIISDRNVSIENAAKSYSIAEFDCHFRNIKRKEHVAQYLEEAGLYKWSRAHMDGRRYNVMTTNIAESINSVLRFARMLPVVHLIGEIVNLLVKWFTERRELALNCTTTLCPNFGEKKLRNRLEDAARMNVVKLNNAQFNVLDGDKDGLVDLTNNSCSCRKFQLEQLPCKHVVAVCRFLKVNVYSKASRYYTRKTWMDAYSDSIYLVQPHEMWDIPEDVRSRVVLPPMARVMPGRRKKIRIPSQGEGTIRRKCSRCGSAGHNKSTCKNNIPLRNVS, from the exons ATGCGTTTAGGAGGAGAATCTGAACCCACTCGTCAACATTATTGGAGTCAAATGGGTGAACAAAACCGGTACAATGAAGCCGGtgtaaatgatgaagaagcatATTTGGACAGCGGGTTTCCACGAAGTGATTGGAATCTGAAAATTACAGTTGGGCAAATTTTCTCTAGTAAGAAAGCATTGTTGACGGAGTTACGGTTCACGGCATTAAGAGGCCACTTTGAATTTAAGGTGCAATTCTCTTGCACTAAGAGGTTGCTTATGGTTTGTTGTCAACGTCCATGCCCATGGCGGGTCCGAGCATCGAGAATTGGTGAATACAGCTTCATGATTGTGAGGTGTACAACTGTTCATGAATGTGATTTGAG AGGGTTCCGTTCTTCCATGCGCCCAGTGATAGCCCTGGATGCCACTCATTTAAAATCCAAGTACAAGGGTGTTATGTTTGTAGCAAATGCATTCGATGGTAATCGAAATATATATCCTCTTGCTTTtgggatcggggatttggAGACGGATGCATCATGGCATTGGTTTTTCACTAAACTTCATGAAGCCATTGGTGAGTGTCCCAATCTTGTTATTATTTCTGATCGCAATGTTAGCATAGAGAAT GCTGCGAAATCTTATTCCATTGCTGAATTTGATTGTCATTTTCGCAACATCAAGCGAAAGGAACATGTTGCTCAATATCTTGAAGAGGCAGGGTTATATAAGTGGTCTAGAGCTCACATGGATGGACGCCGCTACAATGTAAtgacaacaaatattgcggAGTCAATCAACTCAGTCCTTAGGTTTGCAAGGATGCTGCCAGTGGTTCATTTGATAGGGGAAATTGTTAATCTCCTTGTGAAATGGTTCACCGAACGTCGTGAGTTGGCTTTGAATTGCACAACAACATTGTGCCCCAATTTCGGAGAAAAAAAGTTGAGGAACAGGTTGGAGGATGCTGCAAGGATGAATGtggttaaattaaataatgcaCAGTTTAATGTTTTGGACGGTGATAAGGACGGCCTCGTAGATTTGACGAACAACAGTTGTAGTTGTAGAAAGTTTCAGCTTGAGCAGCTACCTTGCAAGCATGTAGTTGCAGTTTGTCGCTTCTTGAAAGTAAATGTATACTCAAAGGCTTCTCGGTATTACACTCGGAAAACCTGGATGGATGCTTATTCGGATAGCATCTACTTGGTACAACCTCACGAAATGTGGGATATTCCTGAAGATGTTCGAAGTCGAGTTGTGCTGCCTCCCATGGCAAGGGTCATGCCAGGCAGACGAAAGAAGATAAGAATTCCCTCGCAAGGAGAGGGCACCATTAGAAGAAAGTGCTCAAGGTGCGGTTCCGCAGGCCACAATAAAAGCACCTGTAAAAACAATATTCCATTGCGCAATGTATCTTAG
- the LOC18789225 gene encoding putative U-box domain-containing protein 42 isoform X2 — translation MPLKEDASPVESLADSILASISEITELVVSIEVEHENFIEIACYLYRASMAIMELKMTDTCPENAMEILQSISKSVNLAKDLVERCQIGIQPFSDPELRIIIAQLEEVIKHIGECLSLIPPSTFGDQQYAEVAVRSLSKEMQNAHFEAQTSETNEQDTKMLSLEEQPKEKQTPKEETDLYSIDFEVSMENPQLLNTPQLIEILKSTSWVSKRKHGSMSGSLTTFPQVGEYMEPLYETFFCPLTKKIMDDPVTIRSGVTYERKAIVEWFKKFNDSEEIFCPITGQKLMSKSFNANIALKSTLEEWKERNQAARIKVARAALSLASSENMVLEAVKDVQSICQRNPYSKVQVRSVGILPLLVQCLEYKDKDVRCAVLELLRQLVEDDNDSKEMIAQTTNISTIIKMLSSSHQSIRHASLLYLLDLSRSQSLCERIGSVTGAILMLIRIKYRRSIDAFASEKADEILRNLEHSPNNIKNMAENGLLEPLLKNLTEGCEEMMMEMASYLGEIVLGHDSKTYVAERASPALIKMVHRGNTLTRRAAFKALAQLSSYQPNGKILEEAGIVQIMVEEMFIRNIQNEPMNSKNEAVAILANILDAGIELENLQVNSHGHTMTSDYVVCNIMYMLKNSTSDELNNNLIRILLFIAKIPRCAATIVSLVKETEASYTLIEFINNPHEELAIAATTLLTVLSPLMGNVLAERLCKTRGQPEDLVQSPTDTTPITEKQAVSAKFLAQLPHQNLTLNLALLYNNTVPTILEAISQIQKRGTRSSRFESAYLEGLVGILVRFTTTLYEPQILFSARTHNFTAVFTELLIQPSSDEVQRLSAIGLENLSTESIRLSKPPQIKRKKLFYLPKYLFCGSSRRRKIPLCPIHGGVCSSQNTFCIVDAKAVERLLVCLGNENAEVVEAALSTICTLLDDKVDVEKSVSMLSEANAVQHVLNVVKEHKEEGLWQKSFWVIEKFLNKGGDKSASDISNDRVLPAILVSAFHHGAGNTRQMAEKILRHLNKMPNLYTSNYTM, via the exons ATGCCG CTCAAGGAAGATGCAAGTCCAGTTGAGAGTCTTGCAGATTCCATATTGGCATCCATTTCAGAAATCACAGAATTGGTAGTAAGCATCGAGGTGGAACACGAAAATTTCATTGAGATTGCTTGCTACCTCTATCGGGCTTCTATGGCCATAATGGAGTTGAAGATGACTGACACCTGCCCAGAAAATGCAATGGAAATTCTTCAGTCTATTTCCAAAAGTGTTAATCTGGCCAAAGATCTTGTGGAGAGATGCCAAATAGGCATCCAACCATTTTCAGATCCTGAACTGAGAATCATTATAGCACAGCTGGAGGAGGTCATTAAGCACATAGGAGAATGCCTGAGCTTGATACCGCCCTCCACATTTGGAGACCAACAATATGCAGAAGTTGCAGTGCGGTCGCTTTCAAAGGAGATGCAGAATGCTCATTTTGAAGCTCAAACATCTGAGACCAATGAACAAGATACAAAGATGCTGTCCTTGGAAGAGCAaccaaaggaaaaacaaacaccaaaagaagaaacagatCTCTACTCTATAGATTTTGAGGTTTCCATGGAGAATCCTCAGCTCTTAAATACACCTCAGCTGATTGAAATACTTAAAAGCACAAGTTGGGTcagcaaaagaaaacatgggAGCATGAGTGGATCATTAACAACATTTCCACAGGTGGGTGAGTACATGGAGCCTCTGTATGAGACTTTCTTCTGCCCACTGACAAAGAAGATCATGGATGACCCGGTAACCATAAGAAGTGGAGTGACCTACGAGAGGAAAGCAATTGTTGAGTGGTTTAAGAAGTTCAACGACTCGGAAGAAATTTTCTGCCCAATCACTGGACAAAAGTTGATGAGTAAATCTTTCAATGCCAACATAGCTCTAAAATCCACATTAGAGGAGTGGAAGGAAAGGAATCAGGCAGCAAGGATTAAGGTTGCGCGTGCAGCATTGTCCTTGGCTAGTTCAGAGAATATGGTACTTGAAGCAGTAAAGGACGTGCAAAGTATCTGCCAAAGGAACCCTTACAGTAAGGTGCAAGTTCGGAGTGTTGGAATTTTGCCATTGCTTGTTCAGTGTCTGGAGTACAAAGACAAAGATGTTAGATGTGCAGTGCTGGAACTTTTGAGGCAACTGGTGGAGGATGATAACGACAGCAAg GAAATGATTGCGCAAACAACGAATATTTCAACTATAATCAAGATGCTTTCTAGTAGTCACCAGTCCATAAGGCATGCATCATTGCTATACTTGCTTGATCTTTCAAGATCACAATCATTATGTGAGAGAATTGGATCAGTCACTGGAGCAATCCTTATGTTGATCAGGATTAAATATAGACGGTCTATTGATGCCTTTGCTTCAGAAAAAGCAGATGAAATCTTAAGGAATTTAGAGCATTCGccaaataacataaaaaacaTGGCAGAAAATGGACTTCTGGAACCCCTCCTAAAGAATCTTACTGAAG GTTGTGAAGAGATGATGATGGAAATGGCAAGTTACCTTGGGGAAATTGTTCTTGGACATGACAGCAAAACTTATGTTGCTGAGAGGGCCTCTCCTGCTCTCATCAAAATGGTACATAGGGGAAATACCCTGACCCGAAGGGCAGCATTCAAAGCTCTAGCACAACTCTCATCATACCAGCCAAATGGAAAAATACTTGAAGAAGCAGGAATTGTGCAAATCATGGTTGAAGAGATGTTCATtcgaaatattcaaaatgagCCAATGAATTCAAAAAATGAAGCAGTTGCAATCCTTGCAAATATACTTGATGCTGGGATTGAGCTTGAGAACCTCCAGGTTAATTCTCACGGTCACACCATGACTTCAGACTATGTGGTGTGTAACATCATGTACATGCTCAAGAACTCAACCTCAGATGAACTAAACAACAACCTCATCAgaattcttttgtttattgctAAGATCCCCAGATGTGCAGCCACCATTGTCTCACTGGTAAAAGAAACTGAAGCAAGCTACACCCTCATTGAATTCATCAATAACCCACATGAAGAACTTGCCATTGCCGCGACCACGCTACTAACTGTTCTTTCACCCCTTATGGGCAATGTGCTAGCAGAAAGACTCTGCAAAACCAGAGGACAGCCTGAGGATCTTGTCCAGAGCCCAACTGATACAACCCCCATCACCGAGAAGCAGGCAGTTTCAGCAAAATTTCTAGCTCAACTTCCCCATCAAAACCTGACGCTCAACCTAGCTCTTCTGTACAATAATACAGTGCCTACAATCCTAGAAGCAATCagtcaaattcaaaaaagagGAACAAGATCAAGCAGGTTCGAAAGCGCTTACTTAGAAGGTCTAGTAGGCATTCTAGTCAGATTCACAACAACATTATATGAACCCCAAATACTGTTTTCAGCAAGAACACACAATTTTACAGCAGTATTCACAGAACTACTCATACAACCATCAAGTGATGAAGTTCAGAGGTTATCAGCAATTGGGTTGGAGAATCTTTCTACAGAGTCAATAAGATTATCCAAACCACCACAAATCAAGAGAAAGAAGTTGTTCTACCTGCCCAAGTATCTATTCTGTGGCTCATCAAGgaggaggaaaataccactgTGCCCGATTCACGGAGGGGTCTGTTCTTCACAAAACACCTTCTGCATAGTTGATGCAAAGGCAGTTGAGAGGCTATTGGTTTGTCTGGGAAATGAGAATGCAGAGGTTGTGGAAGCTGCATTGTCAACTATATGCACTTTGTTGGATGACAAAGTTGATGTGGAGAAGAGTGTGAGCATGCTGAGTGAGGCAAACGCTGTGCAACATGTTTTGAATGTGGTGAAAGAGCACAAGGAAGAGGGGCTGTGGCAGAAGTCATTTTGGGTGATTGAAAAGTTCTTGAACAAAGGTGGGGATAAGTCTGCTTCAGATATATCAAATGACAGGGTGTTGCCTGCCATACTGGTGAGTGCTTTTCATCATGGAGCTGGAAATACCAGGCAGATGGCTGAGAAGATTTTGAGGCATTTGAATAAGATGCCCAATCTCTATACTTCCAACTATACCATGTAA
- the LOC18789225 gene encoding putative U-box domain-containing protein 42 isoform X1: MKIKALGGFHTSIYIVLKEDASPVESLADSILASISEITELVVSIEVEHENFIEIACYLYRASMAIMELKMTDTCPENAMEILQSISKSVNLAKDLVERCQIGIQPFSDPELRIIIAQLEEVIKHIGECLSLIPPSTFGDQQYAEVAVRSLSKEMQNAHFEAQTSETNEQDTKMLSLEEQPKEKQTPKEETDLYSIDFEVSMENPQLLNTPQLIEILKSTSWVSKRKHGSMSGSLTTFPQVGEYMEPLYETFFCPLTKKIMDDPVTIRSGVTYERKAIVEWFKKFNDSEEIFCPITGQKLMSKSFNANIALKSTLEEWKERNQAARIKVARAALSLASSENMVLEAVKDVQSICQRNPYSKVQVRSVGILPLLVQCLEYKDKDVRCAVLELLRQLVEDDNDSKEMIAQTTNISTIIKMLSSSHQSIRHASLLYLLDLSRSQSLCERIGSVTGAILMLIRIKYRRSIDAFASEKADEILRNLEHSPNNIKNMAENGLLEPLLKNLTEGCEEMMMEMASYLGEIVLGHDSKTYVAERASPALIKMVHRGNTLTRRAAFKALAQLSSYQPNGKILEEAGIVQIMVEEMFIRNIQNEPMNSKNEAVAILANILDAGIELENLQVNSHGHTMTSDYVVCNIMYMLKNSTSDELNNNLIRILLFIAKIPRCAATIVSLVKETEASYTLIEFINNPHEELAIAATTLLTVLSPLMGNVLAERLCKTRGQPEDLVQSPTDTTPITEKQAVSAKFLAQLPHQNLTLNLALLYNNTVPTILEAISQIQKRGTRSSRFESAYLEGLVGILVRFTTTLYEPQILFSARTHNFTAVFTELLIQPSSDEVQRLSAIGLENLSTESIRLSKPPQIKRKKLFYLPKYLFCGSSRRRKIPLCPIHGGVCSSQNTFCIVDAKAVERLLVCLGNENAEVVEAALSTICTLLDDKVDVEKSVSMLSEANAVQHVLNVVKEHKEEGLWQKSFWVIEKFLNKGGDKSASDISNDRVLPAILVSAFHHGAGNTRQMAEKILRHLNKMPNLYTSNYTM; this comes from the exons atgaaaatcaagGCTCTGGGAGGCTTTCATACGTCTATCTACATAGTG CTCAAGGAAGATGCAAGTCCAGTTGAGAGTCTTGCAGATTCCATATTGGCATCCATTTCAGAAATCACAGAATTGGTAGTAAGCATCGAGGTGGAACACGAAAATTTCATTGAGATTGCTTGCTACCTCTATCGGGCTTCTATGGCCATAATGGAGTTGAAGATGACTGACACCTGCCCAGAAAATGCAATGGAAATTCTTCAGTCTATTTCCAAAAGTGTTAATCTGGCCAAAGATCTTGTGGAGAGATGCCAAATAGGCATCCAACCATTTTCAGATCCTGAACTGAGAATCATTATAGCACAGCTGGAGGAGGTCATTAAGCACATAGGAGAATGCCTGAGCTTGATACCGCCCTCCACATTTGGAGACCAACAATATGCAGAAGTTGCAGTGCGGTCGCTTTCAAAGGAGATGCAGAATGCTCATTTTGAAGCTCAAACATCTGAGACCAATGAACAAGATACAAAGATGCTGTCCTTGGAAGAGCAaccaaaggaaaaacaaacaccaaaagaagaaacagatCTCTACTCTATAGATTTTGAGGTTTCCATGGAGAATCCTCAGCTCTTAAATACACCTCAGCTGATTGAAATACTTAAAAGCACAAGTTGGGTcagcaaaagaaaacatgggAGCATGAGTGGATCATTAACAACATTTCCACAGGTGGGTGAGTACATGGAGCCTCTGTATGAGACTTTCTTCTGCCCACTGACAAAGAAGATCATGGATGACCCGGTAACCATAAGAAGTGGAGTGACCTACGAGAGGAAAGCAATTGTTGAGTGGTTTAAGAAGTTCAACGACTCGGAAGAAATTTTCTGCCCAATCACTGGACAAAAGTTGATGAGTAAATCTTTCAATGCCAACATAGCTCTAAAATCCACATTAGAGGAGTGGAAGGAAAGGAATCAGGCAGCAAGGATTAAGGTTGCGCGTGCAGCATTGTCCTTGGCTAGTTCAGAGAATATGGTACTTGAAGCAGTAAAGGACGTGCAAAGTATCTGCCAAAGGAACCCTTACAGTAAGGTGCAAGTTCGGAGTGTTGGAATTTTGCCATTGCTTGTTCAGTGTCTGGAGTACAAAGACAAAGATGTTAGATGTGCAGTGCTGGAACTTTTGAGGCAACTGGTGGAGGATGATAACGACAGCAAg GAAATGATTGCGCAAACAACGAATATTTCAACTATAATCAAGATGCTTTCTAGTAGTCACCAGTCCATAAGGCATGCATCATTGCTATACTTGCTTGATCTTTCAAGATCACAATCATTATGTGAGAGAATTGGATCAGTCACTGGAGCAATCCTTATGTTGATCAGGATTAAATATAGACGGTCTATTGATGCCTTTGCTTCAGAAAAAGCAGATGAAATCTTAAGGAATTTAGAGCATTCGccaaataacataaaaaacaTGGCAGAAAATGGACTTCTGGAACCCCTCCTAAAGAATCTTACTGAAG GTTGTGAAGAGATGATGATGGAAATGGCAAGTTACCTTGGGGAAATTGTTCTTGGACATGACAGCAAAACTTATGTTGCTGAGAGGGCCTCTCCTGCTCTCATCAAAATGGTACATAGGGGAAATACCCTGACCCGAAGGGCAGCATTCAAAGCTCTAGCACAACTCTCATCATACCAGCCAAATGGAAAAATACTTGAAGAAGCAGGAATTGTGCAAATCATGGTTGAAGAGATGTTCATtcgaaatattcaaaatgagCCAATGAATTCAAAAAATGAAGCAGTTGCAATCCTTGCAAATATACTTGATGCTGGGATTGAGCTTGAGAACCTCCAGGTTAATTCTCACGGTCACACCATGACTTCAGACTATGTGGTGTGTAACATCATGTACATGCTCAAGAACTCAACCTCAGATGAACTAAACAACAACCTCATCAgaattcttttgtttattgctAAGATCCCCAGATGTGCAGCCACCATTGTCTCACTGGTAAAAGAAACTGAAGCAAGCTACACCCTCATTGAATTCATCAATAACCCACATGAAGAACTTGCCATTGCCGCGACCACGCTACTAACTGTTCTTTCACCCCTTATGGGCAATGTGCTAGCAGAAAGACTCTGCAAAACCAGAGGACAGCCTGAGGATCTTGTCCAGAGCCCAACTGATACAACCCCCATCACCGAGAAGCAGGCAGTTTCAGCAAAATTTCTAGCTCAACTTCCCCATCAAAACCTGACGCTCAACCTAGCTCTTCTGTACAATAATACAGTGCCTACAATCCTAGAAGCAATCagtcaaattcaaaaaagagGAACAAGATCAAGCAGGTTCGAAAGCGCTTACTTAGAAGGTCTAGTAGGCATTCTAGTCAGATTCACAACAACATTATATGAACCCCAAATACTGTTTTCAGCAAGAACACACAATTTTACAGCAGTATTCACAGAACTACTCATACAACCATCAAGTGATGAAGTTCAGAGGTTATCAGCAATTGGGTTGGAGAATCTTTCTACAGAGTCAATAAGATTATCCAAACCACCACAAATCAAGAGAAAGAAGTTGTTCTACCTGCCCAAGTATCTATTCTGTGGCTCATCAAGgaggaggaaaataccactgTGCCCGATTCACGGAGGGGTCTGTTCTTCACAAAACACCTTCTGCATAGTTGATGCAAAGGCAGTTGAGAGGCTATTGGTTTGTCTGGGAAATGAGAATGCAGAGGTTGTGGAAGCTGCATTGTCAACTATATGCACTTTGTTGGATGACAAAGTTGATGTGGAGAAGAGTGTGAGCATGCTGAGTGAGGCAAACGCTGTGCAACATGTTTTGAATGTGGTGAAAGAGCACAAGGAAGAGGGGCTGTGGCAGAAGTCATTTTGGGTGATTGAAAAGTTCTTGAACAAAGGTGGGGATAAGTCTGCTTCAGATATATCAAATGACAGGGTGTTGCCTGCCATACTGGTGAGTGCTTTTCATCATGGAGCTGGAAATACCAGGCAGATGGCTGAGAAGATTTTGAGGCATTTGAATAAGATGCCCAATCTCTATACTTCCAACTATACCATGTAA
- the LOC18789225 gene encoding putative U-box domain-containing protein 42 isoform X3 has translation MAIMELKMTDTCPENAMEILQSISKSVNLAKDLVERCQIGIQPFSDPELRIIIAQLEEVIKHIGECLSLIPPSTFGDQQYAEVAVRSLSKEMQNAHFEAQTSETNEQDTKMLSLEEQPKEKQTPKEETDLYSIDFEVSMENPQLLNTPQLIEILKSTSWVSKRKHGSMSGSLTTFPQVGEYMEPLYETFFCPLTKKIMDDPVTIRSGVTYERKAIVEWFKKFNDSEEIFCPITGQKLMSKSFNANIALKSTLEEWKERNQAARIKVARAALSLASSENMVLEAVKDVQSICQRNPYSKVQVRSVGILPLLVQCLEYKDKDVRCAVLELLRQLVEDDNDSKEMIAQTTNISTIIKMLSSSHQSIRHASLLYLLDLSRSQSLCERIGSVTGAILMLIRIKYRRSIDAFASEKADEILRNLEHSPNNIKNMAENGLLEPLLKNLTEGCEEMMMEMASYLGEIVLGHDSKTYVAERASPALIKMVHRGNTLTRRAAFKALAQLSSYQPNGKILEEAGIVQIMVEEMFIRNIQNEPMNSKNEAVAILANILDAGIELENLQVNSHGHTMTSDYVVCNIMYMLKNSTSDELNNNLIRILLFIAKIPRCAATIVSLVKETEASYTLIEFINNPHEELAIAATTLLTVLSPLMGNVLAERLCKTRGQPEDLVQSPTDTTPITEKQAVSAKFLAQLPHQNLTLNLALLYNNTVPTILEAISQIQKRGTRSSRFESAYLEGLVGILVRFTTTLYEPQILFSARTHNFTAVFTELLIQPSSDEVQRLSAIGLENLSTESIRLSKPPQIKRKKLFYLPKYLFCGSSRRRKIPLCPIHGGVCSSQNTFCIVDAKAVERLLVCLGNENAEVVEAALSTICTLLDDKVDVEKSVSMLSEANAVQHVLNVVKEHKEEGLWQKSFWVIEKFLNKGGDKSASDISNDRVLPAILVSAFHHGAGNTRQMAEKILRHLNKMPNLYTSNYTM, from the exons ATGGCCATAATGGAGTTGAAGATGACTGACACCTGCCCAGAAAATGCAATGGAAATTCTTCAGTCTATTTCCAAAAGTGTTAATCTGGCCAAAGATCTTGTGGAGAGATGCCAAATAGGCATCCAACCATTTTCAGATCCTGAACTGAGAATCATTATAGCACAGCTGGAGGAGGTCATTAAGCACATAGGAGAATGCCTGAGCTTGATACCGCCCTCCACATTTGGAGACCAACAATATGCAGAAGTTGCAGTGCGGTCGCTTTCAAAGGAGATGCAGAATGCTCATTTTGAAGCTCAAACATCTGAGACCAATGAACAAGATACAAAGATGCTGTCCTTGGAAGAGCAaccaaaggaaaaacaaacaccaaaagaagaaacagatCTCTACTCTATAGATTTTGAGGTTTCCATGGAGAATCCTCAGCTCTTAAATACACCTCAGCTGATTGAAATACTTAAAAGCACAAGTTGGGTcagcaaaagaaaacatgggAGCATGAGTGGATCATTAACAACATTTCCACAGGTGGGTGAGTACATGGAGCCTCTGTATGAGACTTTCTTCTGCCCACTGACAAAGAAGATCATGGATGACCCGGTAACCATAAGAAGTGGAGTGACCTACGAGAGGAAAGCAATTGTTGAGTGGTTTAAGAAGTTCAACGACTCGGAAGAAATTTTCTGCCCAATCACTGGACAAAAGTTGATGAGTAAATCTTTCAATGCCAACATAGCTCTAAAATCCACATTAGAGGAGTGGAAGGAAAGGAATCAGGCAGCAAGGATTAAGGTTGCGCGTGCAGCATTGTCCTTGGCTAGTTCAGAGAATATGGTACTTGAAGCAGTAAAGGACGTGCAAAGTATCTGCCAAAGGAACCCTTACAGTAAGGTGCAAGTTCGGAGTGTTGGAATTTTGCCATTGCTTGTTCAGTGTCTGGAGTACAAAGACAAAGATGTTAGATGTGCAGTGCTGGAACTTTTGAGGCAACTGGTGGAGGATGATAACGACAGCAAg GAAATGATTGCGCAAACAACGAATATTTCAACTATAATCAAGATGCTTTCTAGTAGTCACCAGTCCATAAGGCATGCATCATTGCTATACTTGCTTGATCTTTCAAGATCACAATCATTATGTGAGAGAATTGGATCAGTCACTGGAGCAATCCTTATGTTGATCAGGATTAAATATAGACGGTCTATTGATGCCTTTGCTTCAGAAAAAGCAGATGAAATCTTAAGGAATTTAGAGCATTCGccaaataacataaaaaacaTGGCAGAAAATGGACTTCTGGAACCCCTCCTAAAGAATCTTACTGAAG GTTGTGAAGAGATGATGATGGAAATGGCAAGTTACCTTGGGGAAATTGTTCTTGGACATGACAGCAAAACTTATGTTGCTGAGAGGGCCTCTCCTGCTCTCATCAAAATGGTACATAGGGGAAATACCCTGACCCGAAGGGCAGCATTCAAAGCTCTAGCACAACTCTCATCATACCAGCCAAATGGAAAAATACTTGAAGAAGCAGGAATTGTGCAAATCATGGTTGAAGAGATGTTCATtcgaaatattcaaaatgagCCAATGAATTCAAAAAATGAAGCAGTTGCAATCCTTGCAAATATACTTGATGCTGGGATTGAGCTTGAGAACCTCCAGGTTAATTCTCACGGTCACACCATGACTTCAGACTATGTGGTGTGTAACATCATGTACATGCTCAAGAACTCAACCTCAGATGAACTAAACAACAACCTCATCAgaattcttttgtttattgctAAGATCCCCAGATGTGCAGCCACCATTGTCTCACTGGTAAAAGAAACTGAAGCAAGCTACACCCTCATTGAATTCATCAATAACCCACATGAAGAACTTGCCATTGCCGCGACCACGCTACTAACTGTTCTTTCACCCCTTATGGGCAATGTGCTAGCAGAAAGACTCTGCAAAACCAGAGGACAGCCTGAGGATCTTGTCCAGAGCCCAACTGATACAACCCCCATCACCGAGAAGCAGGCAGTTTCAGCAAAATTTCTAGCTCAACTTCCCCATCAAAACCTGACGCTCAACCTAGCTCTTCTGTACAATAATACAGTGCCTACAATCCTAGAAGCAATCagtcaaattcaaaaaagagGAACAAGATCAAGCAGGTTCGAAAGCGCTTACTTAGAAGGTCTAGTAGGCATTCTAGTCAGATTCACAACAACATTATATGAACCCCAAATACTGTTTTCAGCAAGAACACACAATTTTACAGCAGTATTCACAGAACTACTCATACAACCATCAAGTGATGAAGTTCAGAGGTTATCAGCAATTGGGTTGGAGAATCTTTCTACAGAGTCAATAAGATTATCCAAACCACCACAAATCAAGAGAAAGAAGTTGTTCTACCTGCCCAAGTATCTATTCTGTGGCTCATCAAGgaggaggaaaataccactgTGCCCGATTCACGGAGGGGTCTGTTCTTCACAAAACACCTTCTGCATAGTTGATGCAAAGGCAGTTGAGAGGCTATTGGTTTGTCTGGGAAATGAGAATGCAGAGGTTGTGGAAGCTGCATTGTCAACTATATGCACTTTGTTGGATGACAAAGTTGATGTGGAGAAGAGTGTGAGCATGCTGAGTGAGGCAAACGCTGTGCAACATGTTTTGAATGTGGTGAAAGAGCACAAGGAAGAGGGGCTGTGGCAGAAGTCATTTTGGGTGATTGAAAAGTTCTTGAACAAAGGTGGGGATAAGTCTGCTTCAGATATATCAAATGACAGGGTGTTGCCTGCCATACTGGTGAGTGCTTTTCATCATGGAGCTGGAAATACCAGGCAGATGGCTGAGAAGATTTTGAGGCATTTGAATAAGATGCCCAATCTCTATACTTCCAACTATACCATGTAA